One Nitrospira sp. DNA window includes the following coding sequences:
- a CDS encoding NADH-ubiquinone oxidoreductase chain G → MGLKPATNPDVEAATIELSIDGRTVTAKDGVSLYDVIASTGKIIPAMCYHYTFDPFGSCGMCLVMQEGKKAPVRSCTAKATAGMVIRTEGEDLFAARKKAVEKHLSVHPLDCPVCDADGHCELQDMAFQHGVTNLANAKQKFIPEDTRSLVLDFNMNRCIACAECINVCKDVLMIDALQFMKKGGFNQVVAKGDQPLSCEFCGDCLAVCPVGAITNKYSKYLYKPWQMKKTTTTCNYCGDGCQMHLETKDTEVVRVTSPLSWKNKWGDRAETAKGHGGLCVRGRFGFQYIDSEQRLRQPLVRKGETLTETPWLDSMQTLIDRLSEIHRKHGPESIAGLITARCTNEELYLFQKLMRAGFRTNQLDSSARYGHLNYVHAVRHAVGIGRPLNDWEDLTKAKAVLVIGSNITETNPLTSVRIKEAIRVYNAQVIVVDSANTNIAQLASHPLLVKPGTEALLIDGLVKSVIEQDLIDESGTARHPQAFAALKQALDQVSLDRVSAQTGISVEQIREAAAIFAEAPRAVALCAEGIVRRLNGYQNVLKLIDLAWVTGKLGRPGCGVTTVTEEINEQGAVDMGVAPEFLPGQARFDDPGARERFGKAWDVTLPASGSGANLLEILARIRNGQIKALYVIGENPLATLPASMDVKGTLEKLQLLIVQDPFLTETGRMAHIVLPAATYAEKDGTFTNLEGKVLRVRQALDPVGESLPDWHIMTALANGLGYDWPYESAQDVQNEIMKLLPGYYNLGQPRRVSPSADAYLSNSYAAEVANRYRGQATARLSNDQARPFTLLTGQVLYHSGKMSTRASGLINIEPNSGRVRMNPADLQQLGLNEQSTVRLTSQQGSVQLGVKADPDVLPGSCFFPEHFNEPPVKDLMAVEADATTGVPYFKSTRVNIEKVGA, encoded by the coding sequence ATGGGTTTGAAACCAGCGACCAATCCGGACGTCGAAGCCGCCACGATCGAACTGTCCATCGACGGACGGACGGTAACGGCCAAAGACGGTGTTTCACTCTATGACGTCATTGCCAGCACGGGCAAGATCATTCCCGCCATGTGCTACCACTATACCTTCGATCCCTTCGGCTCCTGCGGCATGTGCCTGGTCATGCAGGAAGGGAAAAAGGCCCCGGTCCGGTCCTGCACCGCCAAAGCCACGGCCGGCATGGTCATCCGTACGGAGGGCGAGGATCTATTTGCGGCCAGAAAAAAAGCGGTCGAGAAGCACCTGTCCGTCCACCCATTGGACTGCCCCGTCTGCGACGCCGACGGCCATTGCGAACTCCAGGATATGGCGTTTCAGCACGGCGTGACGAACCTCGCCAACGCCAAGCAAAAGTTCATCCCCGAAGACACGCGGAGCCTGGTGCTCGATTTCAACATGAATCGCTGCATCGCCTGCGCCGAGTGCATCAACGTCTGCAAAGACGTCTTGATGATCGACGCCTTGCAGTTCATGAAGAAGGGCGGCTTCAACCAGGTCGTCGCCAAGGGCGATCAACCGCTCTCTTGCGAATTCTGCGGCGATTGCCTGGCCGTGTGCCCCGTCGGCGCCATCACGAACAAGTATTCCAAATACCTCTACAAGCCGTGGCAGATGAAGAAAACCACGACCACCTGCAATTATTGCGGTGACGGCTGCCAGATGCATCTCGAAACCAAAGACACCGAAGTGGTTCGCGTCACCTCGCCGCTGTCCTGGAAGAATAAATGGGGCGACCGGGCGGAAACCGCCAAGGGGCATGGTGGGCTCTGTGTTCGAGGGCGGTTCGGGTTTCAATATATCGACAGTGAGCAACGACTTCGGCAGCCCCTTGTCCGCAAGGGCGAGACGTTGACGGAAACGCCCTGGCTCGACAGCATGCAGACCCTGATCGATCGGCTGTCAGAAATCCATCGCAAACACGGGCCGGAATCGATCGCCGGGCTCATCACCGCCCGTTGCACCAACGAGGAACTCTACCTGTTCCAGAAGCTCATGCGCGCCGGGTTCAGGACAAATCAACTCGACAGCAGTGCCCGCTACGGCCATCTGAATTACGTCCATGCCGTGCGCCATGCCGTCGGCATCGGCCGGCCGCTCAATGATTGGGAAGACCTGACCAAAGCCAAAGCCGTGCTCGTGATCGGCTCCAACATCACGGAAACCAATCCGTTGACCTCCGTCCGTATCAAGGAGGCGATCCGGGTTTACAACGCCCAGGTCATCGTCGTGGACTCGGCCAATACCAACATCGCGCAACTTGCCTCGCACCCGTTGTTGGTGAAACCGGGCACCGAAGCGCTGCTGATCGACGGGCTTGTCAAATCGGTGATCGAGCAGGACTTGATCGATGAGAGCGGCACGGCCAGGCATCCGCAAGCATTCGCCGCGCTGAAGCAGGCGCTGGACCAGGTGTCGCTGGACCGCGTCTCCGCACAGACCGGTATTTCGGTCGAACAGATTCGAGAAGCGGCGGCCATCTTCGCGGAGGCGCCGCGCGCGGTGGCGTTGTGCGCGGAAGGCATCGTCCGCCGGCTGAACGGATACCAGAATGTCCTTAAGCTCATCGACCTCGCGTGGGTGACCGGCAAATTGGGCCGACCGGGGTGCGGTGTCACGACGGTGACCGAAGAAATCAACGAACAGGGCGCGGTCGACATGGGTGTGGCGCCGGAGTTCCTTCCCGGCCAGGCGCGTTTCGACGACCCGGGCGCAAGGGAACGATTCGGCAAGGCCTGGGACGTGACCCTGCCGGCCTCCGGCAGCGGGGCCAATCTCCTGGAGATTCTGGCACGTATACGGAACGGCCAAATCAAGGCCCTCTACGTGATCGGGGAAAACCCCTTGGCGACCTTGCCCGCCTCCATGGACGTGAAGGGCACACTTGAAAAATTACAACTCCTGATCGTCCAAGATCCCTTCTTGACCGAAACAGGCCGGATGGCGCACATCGTCCTCCCCGCTGCGACCTACGCCGAGAAAGACGGCACCTTCACCAATCTTGAAGGCAAGGTCCTGCGTGTGCGCCAGGCGCTCGACCCGGTCGGTGAGAGCCTGCCGGATTGGCATATTATGACCGCGTTGGCCAACGGCCTCGGATACGACTGGCCCTATGAATCCGCGCAAGACGTCCAGAACGAAATCATGAAACTGCTCCCGGGCTATTACAATCTCGGCCAGCCCCGTCGCGTCTCGCCGTCGGCGGACGCCTACCTGTCCAACAGCTATGCCGCTGAGGTGGCGAATCGGTATCGCGGCCAGGCGACGGCTCGTCTATCGAACGATCAGGCGCGGCCCTTCACCCTGCTGACCGGACAGGTGCTTTATCACTCCGGGAAAATGTCTACGCGGGCCTCGGGCCTGATCAACATCGAACCGAACAGCGGGCGTGTGCGGATGAACCCGGCCGACCTGCAGCAGCTCGGGCTGAACGAACAATCCACCGTTCGCCTGACGTCCCAACAGGGCTCCGTGCAGTTGGGTGTGAAGGCGGATCCCGACGTCCTGCCCGGGTCTTGTTTCTTCCCGGAACATTTCAACGAGCCGCCGGTGAAAGATTTGATGGCCGTGGAGGCAGATGCAACGACGGGAGTGCCGTACTTCAAGTCCACGCGCGTGAATATTGAAAAGGTCGGTGCGTAA
- a CDS encoding NADH-ubiquinone oxidoreductase chain D — MAQFEDQRTTVYKVDPEHPESESLPTLRTEELLLNMGPQHPSTHGVLKVILELEGERLVKSTPVMGFLHRGVEKLAEEGTYHQFIPHTDRLDYVCAMYNNFAYCRAVEKLMNITVPERAEYLRTIVAEIQRIIGHQFWLGTQALDIGAMTVFFYCFRDREILLDWFDELCGARLTTSWYRIGGVERDFTPSLFAKLKQFLDYFPPKIDEYVIFLEKNRIWLARTKGVAVISAEDALSFGLSGPTLRGSGVDYDLRKYEPYSAYPKCEFSVPVGKNGDTYDRYWIRVQELYESVKIIRQCLEQIQDGPIMADVPSVTLPPKERVFTNLESMIQQFKLFSQGFNAPPGEIYCGTEAHKGELGFYIVSTGGGKPYRLKIRAPSFIHMGAFDHMSKGYMIADAVTIFGTYDIVMGECDR, encoded by the coding sequence ATGGCACAGTTCGAAGACCAGAGAACCACCGTCTATAAGGTCGACCCCGAGCATCCCGAGAGCGAGTCACTGCCGACGCTCAGGACCGAGGAGCTGCTGCTCAACATGGGACCGCAACACCCCAGCACCCACGGCGTGTTGAAGGTCATCCTGGAGTTGGAGGGAGAGCGACTGGTCAAGTCGACCCCAGTGATGGGCTTTCTCCACCGCGGCGTGGAGAAATTGGCCGAGGAAGGGACCTACCACCAGTTCATCCCGCACACCGATCGCCTCGATTACGTCTGCGCGATGTACAATAACTTCGCCTATTGTCGCGCCGTCGAAAAACTGATGAACATCACGGTGCCGGAGCGCGCCGAATACCTTCGCACCATCGTCGCGGAAATCCAGCGCATCATCGGACATCAGTTCTGGCTCGGCACGCAGGCCCTCGACATCGGGGCCATGACCGTTTTCTTCTATTGCTTCCGGGACCGCGAAATCCTGCTGGACTGGTTCGATGAACTCTGCGGCGCCCGTCTCACGACCAGCTGGTACCGCATTGGCGGGGTCGAGCGGGACTTCACCCCGTCGCTGTTCGCCAAACTCAAGCAGTTCCTGGATTACTTCCCGCCGAAGATCGATGAATATGTGATCTTTCTGGAAAAAAACCGCATCTGGCTCGCGCGGACCAAGGGAGTCGCGGTGATTTCAGCCGAAGATGCGTTGAGCTTCGGATTGAGCGGGCCGACCCTGCGGGGATCCGGCGTCGATTATGATCTCCGCAAATACGAACCCTATTCTGCCTATCCCAAATGCGAGTTCAGCGTGCCGGTCGGAAAGAACGGCGACACCTACGATCGATATTGGATTCGCGTGCAGGAACTCTATGAGAGCGTCAAGATCATCCGCCAATGTCTGGAACAGATCCAGGACGGGCCCATCATGGCGGACGTGCCCAGCGTGACCCTTCCACCGAAAGAGCGGGTGTTCACGAATCTGGAGTCCATGATTCAACAGTTCAAATTGTTCTCGCAGGGCTTCAACGCCCCTCCGGGAGAAATCTATTGCGGGACCGAAGCGCACAAGGGTGAGTTGGGTTTCTACATCGTCAGCACGGGCGGAGGAAAACCGTACCGGCTGAAAATCCGCGCCCCCTCGTTTATCCACATGGGCGCCTTCGACCATATGTCGAAAGGCTACATGATCGCAGACGCCGTGACGATCTTCGGCACGTACGACATCGTCATGGGCGAATGCGACCGGTGA
- a CDS encoding NADH-ubiquinone oxidoreductase chain C: MNQLATRIEETFPGAFVKAAEWRGDVAVTVKREALHDVARFLRDDPSLLFDYIVHVSSVDWPDDEERFEVVYEVYSIRTRRRIRLKTRVPESDCIVDSLTDVWKGADFMEREVYDMMGIRFRNHPDLRRILMPDEYEEGYPLRKDFPLRGRGWRDTFDFLDEPAR; the protein is encoded by the coding sequence ATGAATCAACTGGCCACACGTATCGAGGAAACCTTCCCCGGCGCCTTTGTCAAGGCGGCGGAGTGGCGTGGAGATGTGGCCGTCACGGTCAAGCGGGAAGCGTTGCATGACGTGGCGCGGTTTCTGCGGGACGATCCCTCGCTGCTGTTCGATTACATCGTCCATGTGAGTTCGGTAGACTGGCCCGACGACGAGGAGCGTTTCGAAGTCGTGTACGAAGTCTATTCGATTCGGACTCGCCGGCGTATCCGTCTGAAGACGCGGGTTCCCGAATCAGATTGCATCGTGGATTCCTTGACCGACGTGTGGAAGGGCGCCGACTTCATGGAACGCGAAGTCTACGACATGATGGGGATTCGGTTTCGCAACCATCCGGACCTGCGCCGTATTTTGATGCCGGACGAATACGAAGAAGGGTATCCCTTGCGCAAAGATTTCCCGCTGCGCGGCAGGGGGTGGCGCGACACGTTCGACTTTTTGGATGAGCCTGCCCGTTAG
- a CDS encoding NADH-ubiquinone oxidoreductase chain B produces MGLIQLGIRDKDGSPDVITMTVEKAVNWARKGSLWPMTFGLACCAIEMIAAVSSRYDMDRYGAGVFRASPRQSDLMIVAGTVCRRMAPVIRKIYDQMPEPKYVIAMGSCATSGNIYDSYSVVQGVDRFVPVDIYVPGCPPTPEALFDGILKLQERIMQKRVFLAQPKEVKEALKV; encoded by the coding sequence ATGGGATTGATTCAACTGGGGATCCGAGACAAGGACGGGAGTCCCGACGTCATCACCATGACGGTCGAGAAGGCCGTCAATTGGGCCAGGAAGGGCTCCTTATGGCCGATGACATTCGGTCTGGCCTGTTGCGCCATTGAAATGATCGCCGCCGTCTCATCCCGTTATGACATGGATCGATACGGAGCCGGGGTCTTTCGTGCTTCTCCCCGCCAATCCGATCTCATGATTGTGGCTGGCACAGTCTGCCGCCGCATGGCCCCGGTGATTCGGAAGATCTATGACCAGATGCCGGAGCCGAAGTATGTGATCGCCATGGGATCCTGTGCAACATCGGGCAATATTTACGACAGTTACAGCGTAGTACAGGGCGTCGATCGATTCGTGCCGGTCGACATCTATGTTCCCGGTTGCCCGCCGACGCCTGAGGCTCTGTTCGACGGCATTCTGAAACTGCAAGAGCGCATCATGCAAAAGCGTGTGTTCCTCGCACAGCCGAAAGAAGTGAAGGAAGCCCTGAAGGTCTGA
- a CDS encoding NADH ubiquinone oxidoreductase chain A gives MAGSELLLEYLSRYFPILVFVFVALAFGVGTLLISYFVQPKYPEPEKLSAYECGSEPFSDARMPFPVRYYIFAMLFVIFDVEVIFLYPWAVVFNKIGLIGLVEMLIFIGLFLVAYVYAWRKGALEWD, from the coding sequence ATGGCCGGTTCCGAGCTCCTCTTAGAGTACCTGAGCCGATATTTTCCTATTTTGGTGTTCGTGTTCGTCGCCCTTGCGTTCGGCGTCGGCACGCTGCTGATCAGCTATTTCGTGCAGCCGAAATATCCGGAGCCGGAGAAGCTGTCCGCCTATGAGTGTGGATCCGAGCCGTTTTCCGATGCCCGGATGCCGTTTCCCGTGCGCTACTACATCTTCGCCATGCTCTTCGTGATTTTCGACGTGGAGGTCATCTTTCTCTATCCCTGGGCCGTCGTATTCAATAAGATCGGTCTCATCGGTCTCGTGGAAATGTTGATCTTCATCGGTCTCTTCCTCGTCGCCTATGTCTATGCCTGGCGAAAAGGAGCTTTAGAATGGGATTGA
- a CDS encoding OmpA domain protein, producing MRTGLIVLSCCLGVVRAVPVHAQDAQSVRLGEAALTYAAGSIRQDMPIEGVVNVITGDNQMSGNRMMIGWTGTDTLYLKLKNPGAAALGDLYTVYRRSRKVFHPVTKQYMGYIINRLGVVQVIQVDPLLVGVRVVRSYAPFSPGDPVVRFTPPSAEEFVDIPSSASDIVGMVVDLQSDKNMSLVAQWNLVYIDKGQEDGLRPGEYLEVFRTGGGLPERKIGEVKVLSTEPHTATGLLSKSTARVLVGDRIRSKRASTVEAMQPESEDADFHDIATAQSVPAGRVEAESPPSSESRVMSKARFERGLGGKINLDDLVNQLEYESGEVKVKPAGLPVLEQLTEYLKSAAVHQLVRVEGHADSMEIGPSLKGHFPTNWELSKARAAGIVRYLIEQGGMDSAQLSAVGYGSSRPVASNATDEGRKKNRRIEVVMYSPEDKPQAQPVKETVSESRSNPSQSTYSQMGMTPDDAAVVPSVPAAP from the coding sequence ATGCGCACCGGTTTGATCGTCCTGTCCTGCTGTCTCGGAGTCGTGAGGGCCGTTCCAGTTCATGCCCAAGACGCCCAAAGCGTTCGACTGGGGGAAGCAGCCCTGACCTATGCCGCCGGATCGATCCGGCAGGACATGCCGATCGAAGGCGTCGTCAATGTGATCACCGGGGACAACCAAATGTCCGGCAACCGGATGATGATCGGCTGGACCGGGACCGATACGCTCTATCTCAAGTTGAAGAATCCCGGCGCTGCGGCCCTCGGCGATCTGTACACCGTCTATCGCCGATCGCGCAAAGTGTTTCACCCCGTAACCAAGCAGTACATGGGCTATATCATCAACCGGCTGGGGGTGGTGCAAGTCATTCAAGTGGATCCTCTGTTGGTCGGCGTGAGGGTCGTCCGATCCTATGCCCCGTTCTCGCCCGGCGATCCGGTCGTGCGGTTCACTCCGCCTTCTGCGGAAGAATTTGTCGATATCCCCTCATCGGCGAGCGACATCGTGGGGATGGTCGTCGATTTGCAGTCCGATAAGAACATGTCGCTCGTGGCGCAATGGAATCTGGTGTATATCGACAAAGGGCAAGAAGACGGTCTCCGTCCCGGCGAGTATCTTGAGGTGTTCCGGACGGGCGGCGGATTGCCTGAGCGCAAAATCGGCGAAGTAAAGGTCCTTTCGACCGAGCCCCACACGGCCACCGGGTTGTTATCCAAATCCACAGCGCGGGTTCTGGTCGGCGATCGCATTCGGTCCAAACGTGCTTCCACTGTCGAGGCGATGCAACCCGAGAGTGAGGATGCCGATTTTCATGATATAGCCACGGCACAGTCGGTGCCGGCCGGGAGGGTGGAGGCCGAATCACCCCCGTCGAGCGAGTCCCGTGTCATGAGCAAAGCGCGATTCGAACGAGGTCTTGGCGGCAAGATCAACCTCGATGATCTGGTGAATCAGCTGGAATATGAATCAGGAGAAGTGAAGGTGAAGCCGGCCGGCCTACCGGTTCTCGAGCAGCTGACGGAGTATTTGAAGAGCGCCGCCGTTCATCAGCTGGTTCGGGTGGAAGGTCACGCCGATAGTATGGAAATCGGCCCATCGCTCAAGGGACACTTTCCGACGAATTGGGAACTGTCCAAGGCGCGTGCGGCGGGAATCGTGCGGTACCTGATCGAACAGGGCGGAATGGATTCGGCACAACTGTCCGCCGTGGGCTACGGGTCGAGTCGCCCTGTAGCCAGCAATGCGACCGACGAGGGCCGCAAGAAAAATCGCCGGATCGAGGTCGTGATGTATTCACCGGAAGACAAGCCGCAGGCACAACCGGTGAAAGAAACGGTGAGCGAGAGCCGATCGAATCCATCTCAGTCGACCTATAGCCAGATGGGCATGACGCCGGACGATGCGGCAGTGGTCCCATCGGTTCCGGCAGCCCCGTAA
- a CDS encoding Helicase PriA essential for oriC/DnaA-independent DNA replication: MSDQRSSVSQPVSVAAVPAYVDVVVPRRLHHPFTYEIPADLKGKVIIGQPVIVPFGSRNLQGLVVAVYARPPQGAPNRGLKAIRSLAEASQGHHLTPAQLDLSRWVAKRYAAPWGQCIKLILPPVHQAGRIQSRYLLTEQGLAYRSSVGGVGEVEAQVLQRLSRRPKGITAATLERDGKSSVISALRALIRKGLVLRREDVVLHRASRPKKNATNRMGQAPSAGLAFDVPPPIEAASWPATMEEALSRDTFVSLLVQGVRDTRVWCLVQAARETIRRGRSVLVITGDVENASRLAGVLTAAGEHPRLLHSGLSAKERAAMWQAVQDRSATILIGTRMAVFAPIEGLGLVWVEGEDDPSLKEEQVPRYHAREVAQRRAVCDRAVLVLASNHPSLESWSAVRQGQMTACVYRDPAACPNVQIIDRKEQSNEQSSGTLLSPPLCDGIREALRQKALAILFLNRKGFASVLHCRDCGAMPQCDACSVAVTFYKRHNHVRCHYCGRVKPVPDHCLQCHSLKLEPVGAGTERIEESVRRMFPQARVGRVDGETIRRPADAQAFQHLLAAGEIDIVVGTQMLFRLSLPRQASFVAVPDADAGLHIPDFRSAERTYHGLVDAVELAKPAHAGGAVLVQTRFTDHPAMVALAHGDESVFLEQELSFRQMLQYPPSTHLVRLDVSGTVEPAVARAADRWATLLRTEVARHKGEIIILGPSPSPYALARGRYCRQILVKSISVEAGSEMVVRTREILERESRQGGLRFDIDVEPVAMT; encoded by the coding sequence ATGTCCGACCAGCGTTCCTCCGTGAGCCAGCCGGTTTCTGTCGCTGCTGTTCCTGCCTATGTTGACGTGGTAGTGCCCCGCAGGCTCCATCATCCCTTCACCTATGAGATCCCTGCGGATCTCAAGGGCAAGGTGATCATCGGACAACCGGTGATCGTTCCATTCGGTTCCCGAAACCTTCAGGGACTGGTCGTTGCGGTGTACGCCCGGCCTCCACAGGGCGCGCCGAACCGAGGATTGAAAGCGATCCGCTCGCTGGCCGAGGCGTCGCAGGGTCACCATTTGACTCCTGCGCAACTGGATCTGAGCCGCTGGGTGGCAAAACGCTATGCCGCACCATGGGGGCAATGTATCAAACTTATCTTACCCCCTGTTCATCAGGCCGGCCGGATTCAATCACGATACCTGCTGACGGAGCAGGGTTTGGCCTATCGCTCTTCCGTCGGGGGAGTAGGAGAGGTCGAGGCGCAGGTGCTGCAACGGCTCTCTCGTCGTCCCAAGGGCATCACGGCAGCCACCCTTGAACGTGACGGCAAGTCCTCTGTGATCTCAGCGTTGCGGGCGCTGATTCGCAAAGGATTGGTCCTTCGTCGGGAGGATGTCGTTCTGCATCGCGCCTCCCGTCCCAAGAAGAACGCGACTAACCGTATGGGGCAGGCTCCTTCTGCAGGGTTGGCGTTCGACGTCCCGCCTCCGATCGAAGCGGCCTCTTGGCCGGCTACCATGGAGGAAGCGTTGTCGCGAGACACCTTCGTTTCCTTGTTGGTGCAGGGGGTTCGTGACACGAGGGTCTGGTGTCTTGTGCAGGCCGCCCGAGAGACGATTCGTCGTGGGCGATCGGTATTGGTTATCACGGGCGATGTCGAGAATGCGAGTCGGTTGGCCGGCGTCCTGACGGCAGCGGGAGAACATCCTCGTCTCTTGCATAGCGGGTTATCGGCCAAGGAGCGCGCGGCCATGTGGCAGGCGGTGCAGGATCGTTCGGCGACGATCCTCATCGGGACCCGCATGGCGGTCTTCGCGCCCATTGAAGGCCTCGGATTGGTGTGGGTGGAAGGAGAGGACGACCCCTCGCTCAAGGAGGAGCAGGTGCCTCGGTACCATGCGCGAGAGGTGGCACAGCGGCGTGCTGTCTGCGATCGAGCGGTGCTCGTGCTGGCTTCGAACCATCCGTCTCTTGAAAGTTGGTCGGCGGTCCGGCAAGGCCAGATGACCGCTTGTGTCTATCGAGATCCGGCAGCCTGTCCGAACGTACAGATCATCGACCGGAAGGAACAGTCAAATGAACAGTCGTCCGGAACGTTGTTGTCGCCTCCCCTGTGTGACGGTATTCGAGAAGCCTTGCGGCAGAAGGCCCTGGCCATCCTGTTTCTGAATCGCAAAGGGTTTGCGAGTGTCTTGCATTGCCGGGATTGTGGAGCCATGCCGCAATGTGATGCGTGCAGCGTCGCGGTGACGTTTTACAAACGTCACAATCATGTGCGCTGCCATTACTGTGGACGGGTCAAGCCGGTGCCGGATCATTGCCTGCAATGTCACTCTCTCAAGTTGGAGCCGGTCGGGGCCGGCACGGAGCGGATCGAGGAATCAGTCAGACGAATGTTCCCTCAGGCGCGCGTCGGTCGTGTGGACGGCGAGACGATCCGCCGCCCGGCCGATGCACAGGCCTTCCAGCATCTGCTTGCCGCCGGCGAGATCGACATCGTGGTTGGAACGCAGATGTTGTTCCGATTGAGTCTTCCGCGACAGGCCTCGTTCGTCGCGGTGCCGGATGCGGATGCCGGTTTGCATATCCCGGACTTTCGCTCGGCGGAACGGACATATCATGGCCTGGTCGATGCGGTTGAGTTGGCCAAGCCCGCTCATGCCGGAGGAGCGGTTCTGGTGCAGACTCGCTTCACGGACCATCCTGCGATGGTGGCCCTTGCCCACGGTGATGAGTCGGTGTTTCTCGAACAAGAACTGTCGTTTCGGCAGATGTTGCAGTACCCGCCCTCTACGCATCTCGTCCGGCTCGACGTGTCTGGGACGGTCGAACCGGCGGTGGCCCGGGCAGCCGATCGCTGGGCGACGTTGTTACGGACGGAGGTCGCTCGTCATAAAGGGGAGATCATCATCCTTGGACCGTCTCCTTCGCCCTATGCCTTGGCCAGGGGCCGGTATTGTCGGCAGATTCTGGTCAAATCGATCTCGGTCGAGGCGGGAAGTGAGATGGTCGTACGGACACGTGAGATTCTTGAAAGGGAGTCGCGGCAGGGGGGACTCCGGTTCGATATCGATGTCGAACCCGTTGCCATGACCTGA
- a CDS encoding Response regulator — translation MPSVLIVDDEEAIRRLIRETLEQAGYHVHEASDGKEGLARYRQSPADLVIMDILMPDQDGLESILTLRREFPKARIVAITGGSDMIGILNFLDVARMLGARRTLQKPFEMKQLLDAVQAEIAG, via the coding sequence ATGCCATCGGTTTTAATCGTGGATGACGAAGAGGCCATCCGCCGGCTCATTCGTGAAACCCTTGAACAGGCTGGCTATCACGTCCACGAGGCGTCCGACGGCAAGGAGGGGTTGGCTCGTTACCGCCAATCGCCGGCGGACCTGGTCATCATGGATATTCTCATGCCGGACCAGGACGGTCTCGAGAGCATCCTGACGCTCCGTCGGGAATTTCCGAAGGCCAGGATCGTGGCCATCACGGGCGGAAGCGACATGATCGGCATCCTCAACTTCCTGGACGTGGCCCGCATGCTCGGGGCTCGCCGCACGCTCCAGAAACCCTTCGAGATGAAACAGCTCCTGGATGCCGTCCAAGCCGAGATTGCCGGCTGA